Below is a window of Leisingera sp. M658 DNA.
AGCCTGACCAGCAACCTCAACGGCGGCCGCCGCGCGATGGTGCCCACCGGCACGTTTGAGCAGCTGATGCCGCAGGACTATCTGCCGACACAACTGTTGCGCGCGTTGCTGGTGATGGACACCGATACCGCACAGGCACTGGGTGCGCTGGAGCTGGACGAAGAGGACATGGGCCTCGTCGGTTTTGCCTGCCCCGCCAAATATGAATACGGGCAAGCGCTGCGCGACTGCCTTGCCAAGATTGAAAAGGAGGGCTGAGCCGGATGGGATTGCGCAGCTTCTTTGACAGGATCGAGCCGCATTTCGAGAAGGGGGGCAAGTACGAGAAGTACTTCCCCGTCTACGAAATGGTGGAAAGCTTCCTGTATACCCCGAAATCCGTGACCACCGCAGCGCCGCACGCGCGTTCATACATCGATATGAAGCGGATCATGACCTATGTGGTGATTGCCACCATCCCCTGCATTCTGTGGGGCATGTGGAACACCGGCTATCAGGCCAACTCGGCGATTGCTGCGCTGGGGGCGGATGCGGCCACCGGCTGGCGGATTGCCATCCTGCAGATGTTCGGTATCTCGCTGGATGCGGCGAACCCGATGGCCAATGTGGCGCATGGGTTCCTGTATTTCCTGCCGATCTATCTGGTGACGCTGATTGCCGGCGGTATTTTCGAGGTGATCTTTGCCACCGTGCGCGGCCATGAGGTGAACGAGGGCTTCCTTGTGACCTCGATGCTGTACACGCTGATCATGCCGGCCTCGGCGCCGCTGTGGCAGGTGGCATTGGGCATCATCTTTGGCGTGGTGATCGGCAAGGAAGTCTTTGGCGGCACCGGCAAGAACTTCCTGAACCCCGCCCTGACGGGCCGGGCGTTCCTGTATTTCGCCTATCCGGCCAATATGTCGGGCGACAGTGTCTGGACCCCGGTTGACGGGTTTTCCGGCGCCACCGCGCTGGGTGTCTCCGCGGCTGAAGGCGTGCAATCGCTGGCCGCGAAGGGCATCGAATGGTCTGATGCGTTTTATGGCACCATTCAGGGCAGCTTTGGCGAGACCTCGACCGTGGCCTGCGCCATTGGTCTGGCCTTCCTGCTGTTCACCAAGATTGCCAACTGGCGCCTGATCGCGGGCTGTCTGGGTGGCATGATTGCGTTCTCGCTGCTGCTGAACCTGATCGGCTCCGACACCAACCCGATGTTTGCCATGCCCTGGTACTGGCATCTGGTGCTGGGCGGCTATGCCTTTGGTCTGGTGTTCATGGTCACGGAACCTGTGTCCGCATCCCACACCAACATGGGCCGCTATATCTATGGTGCTCTGATCGGCGTGATGGTTGTGCTGATCCGGGTGCTGAACCCGGCCTTCCCCGAAGGCATGATGCTGGCGATCCTGTTCGGCAACGTCTTTGCACCGCTGATCGACTATTTCGTCGTGCAGGCCAACATCAAACGGAGGGCGCGCCGCCATGGCTGATACCCAAAGCAAAGGCCTGATCGGCCGCTTCCTGGCCGCGTCTCCGGATTCGGTTGGCAAGACCCTGTTCGTTGCGGTGACGCTGTGCCTGTTTGCCTCGATGATCGTGTCGGTTGCCGCTGTCAGCTTGCGCCCGGTGCAAGAGGCCAACAAGGCGCGTGACAAGCAGCTGAACATTCTGCAAGTCGCGGGTCTGTATCAGCCCGGCACCGATGTGGCGGAGGCGTTTGCCTCGTTTGAGCCGCAGGTGCTGGATCTGCAGACCGGTGAATTCACCGATCAGTTCGACGCTGCCAGCTTTGACGGTCTGGCCGCCGCGCAGGATCCTGAGCTGAGCCGGGCGCTGGACAATGATCCGGCCGGCATCGGCCGCCAGTCGCGCTACAAGACTGTTTATCTGCTGCGCGACGAGGCTGGTGATCTGGATAAGGTGATCCTGCCGATCCACGGCTATGGCCTGTGGTCGACCCTTTATGGCTTCATCGCGGTTGAGGAGAACGGCAACGATATCTTTGGCCTGCAGTTCTATCAGCACGGCGAAACCCCTGGCCTCGGCGCCGAGGTGGACAACCCGCGCTGGAAATCCCTGTGGAGCGGCAAGAAGCTGCATGACGCCGATGGCGAGTTGCAGATCACCGTTGCCAAGGCGCAAACCGCCGCTGGCCCGGAGCACCATATTGATGCGCTGGCCGGTGCGACACTGACCTCGGCAGGGGTGGACAACCTGGTGAAATTCTGGATGGGCGAGGAGGGCTACGCGCCGTTCCTGACCGCCCTGCAAGCGGGAGACTTCTGATGTCGCAGACCAAGAAGGAAATGCTGGTCGACCCGCTGGTCGACAACAACCCGATCACGCTGCAGGTTCTGGGCATCTGCTCGGCGCTGGCGGTGACCTCGTCGCTGCAGGTGGCGTTTGTGATGACCCTGGCGGTGACATTTGTGACCGCGTTCTCGTCGATGTTCATCTCGGTCCTGCGCAACCAGATCCCCGGTTCGATCCGGATCATCGTGCAGATGGTGATCATTGCGTCCTTGGTGATCCTGGTGGATCAGGTGCTCAAGGCCTATGCGTTTGAGATTTCAAAAACCCTGTCGGTCTTTGTCGGTCTGATCATCACCAACTGTATCGTGATGGGCCGCGCCGAAGCGTTTGCGATGAAAAACCCGCCTGTGGCCTCCTTTATTGACGGCATCGGCAACGGTCTGGGCTACGGCCTGATCCTGATGCTGGTCGGCGTGATCCGCGAGCTGTTCGGCTCCGGCTCGCTGTTTGGCATCACCATCCTGGAGACCGTGAACAACGGCGGCTGGTATGTGCCGAACGGCCTGTTGCTGCTGCCGCCCTCGGCGTTCTTTGTGATCGGCCTGCTGATCTGGGGCTTCCGCACCTGGAAGCCGAACCAGGTGGAAGAGCGTGAATATAAAATCCAATCCGTGGAGGCGCACTGATGGAAGGGCTGATTTCACTCGCCGTCAAGGCCATCTTTGTTGAAAACCTGGCGCTGTCCTTCTTCCTGGGCATGTGTACCTTCATCGCGGTGTCGAAAAAGATCTCGACCGCGCTGGGGCTGGGGATTTCGGTCATGGTGGTGCAGGCCATCACCGTGCCGGCCAACAACCTGCTGCTGACCTACTTGCTGAAACCCGGCGCGCTGGCCTGGGCGGGCTTCCCGGATGTGGATCTGACCTTCCTTGGTCTGATCTCCTACATCGGGGTGATCGCGGCGATGGTGCAGATCCTGGAGATGATCCTGGATAAGTATTTCCCGCCTTTGTACAACGCGCTGGGGATCTTCCTGCCGCTGATCACGGTGAACTGCGCCATTCTGGGCGGGTCTCTGTTCATGGTGGAACGCGACTATAACTTTGCCGAGGCAACCACTTATGGCCTGTCTTCCGGCTTTGGCTGGGCGCTGGCGATCACCGCAATGGCCGGTGTGCGCGAGAAGCTGAAGTATTCCGACGTGCCGGACGGTCTGCAGGGCCTTGGCATCACCTTTATCACCGCGGGACTGATGGCGATGGCCTTTATGTCCTTCAGCGGCGTCAAACTGTAAGGAGAGCGCGGAAACATGGAAACTTTCACGCTCGGCGTTGTTCTGTTCACGGTGATCGTGCTGGCGCTGGTGGCCCTTATTCTGGCTGCCCGTTCCCGCCTGGTCTCAACCGGCAACGTCAACATCACCATCAACGGTGAAAAAACCATCTCGGTGCCTGCGGGCGGCAAGCTGCTGCAAACGCTG
It encodes the following:
- a CDS encoding NADH:ubiquinone reductase (Na(+)-transporting) subunit B, giving the protein MGLRSFFDRIEPHFEKGGKYEKYFPVYEMVESFLYTPKSVTTAAPHARSYIDMKRIMTYVVIATIPCILWGMWNTGYQANSAIAALGADAATGWRIAILQMFGISLDAANPMANVAHGFLYFLPIYLVTLIAGGIFEVIFATVRGHEVNEGFLVTSMLYTLIMPASAPLWQVALGIIFGVVIGKEVFGGTGKNFLNPALTGRAFLYFAYPANMSGDSVWTPVDGFSGATALGVSAAEGVQSLAAKGIEWSDAFYGTIQGSFGETSTVACAIGLAFLLFTKIANWRLIAGCLGGMIAFSLLLNLIGSDTNPMFAMPWYWHLVLGGYAFGLVFMVTEPVSASHTNMGRYIYGALIGVMVVLIRVLNPAFPEGMMLAILFGNVFAPLIDYFVVQANIKRRARRHG
- a CDS encoding Na(+)-translocating NADH-quinone reductase subunit C encodes the protein MADTQSKGLIGRFLAASPDSVGKTLFVAVTLCLFASMIVSVAAVSLRPVQEANKARDKQLNILQVAGLYQPGTDVAEAFASFEPQVLDLQTGEFTDQFDAASFDGLAAAQDPELSRALDNDPAGIGRQSRYKTVYLLRDEAGDLDKVILPIHGYGLWSTLYGFIAVEENGNDIFGLQFYQHGETPGLGAEVDNPRWKSLWSGKKLHDADGELQITVAKAQTAAGPEHHIDALAGATLTSAGVDNLVKFWMGEEGYAPFLTALQAGDF
- a CDS encoding NADH:ubiquinone reductase (Na(+)-transporting) subunit D; the protein is MSQTKKEMLVDPLVDNNPITLQVLGICSALAVTSSLQVAFVMTLAVTFVTAFSSMFISVLRNQIPGSIRIIVQMVIIASLVILVDQVLKAYAFEISKTLSVFVGLIITNCIVMGRAEAFAMKNPPVASFIDGIGNGLGYGLILMLVGVIRELFGSGSLFGITILETVNNGGWYVPNGLLLLPPSAFFVIGLLIWGFRTWKPNQVEEREYKIQSVEAH
- the nqrE gene encoding NADH:ubiquinone reductase (Na(+)-transporting) subunit E gives rise to the protein MEGLISLAVKAIFVENLALSFFLGMCTFIAVSKKISTALGLGISVMVVQAITVPANNLLLTYLLKPGALAWAGFPDVDLTFLGLISYIGVIAAMVQILEMILDKYFPPLYNALGIFLPLITVNCAILGGSLFMVERDYNFAEATTYGLSSGFGWALAITAMAGVREKLKYSDVPDGLQGLGITFITAGLMAMAFMSFSGVKL